The Temnothorax longispinosus isolate EJ_2023e chromosome 4, Tlon_JGU_v1, whole genome shotgun sequence genome has a window encoding:
- the Jef gene encoding major facilitator superfamily domain-containing protein 6 isoform X1, with the protein MQNYGHEDYDYGVSNDPTAQPSGRTLPQMPGARPKVDPQAEGEVDPTMYPQPKEATHKIRGKSDILEYLFGTVDQELLTVKTFYFFFYSAFGSLFPLMGVYFKQMGMNAGQCGLLIGLRPFIEFMSAPFWGSLADRWQKGKLLLLASLSCWIIFTLPLGFIQPPPTSCVVSNDSSYYLEASNKEQRIVKRSTNLDELYYPKNKEEYLEVASNVVFERLRRSTDDNEILDYMKKPKEFGFYDIERNDVIDFDNDGSTMYDLRNNRVRRQTSVTDKGDVEDLGYKSLSESNVDDAGGIDFETLQRKNRPADVSEYKRFMMNEPMTDRTVPKKAYVRTKTRVKPPPEKIMVKRDVNKRQTFSDEGDNEKENKRNIDILIRSRRSLRSHGGELSPQSVSNALNYNERENKEWVKPLFSSIVYRLPDIQKTFFLLLLLVVVGEFFSAPAITLADSAVITLLGEDADRYGHQRMFGSLGWGLAMFFVGIALDHSTAFPDHPCRPDEREKNYTICFAIFSVLMGAALITATQINFKYDFAPAEPEVAKPPAEPTREEQLQSQLSQQLNLPGLQDSSAAVDPKPPPPEGKTKMFAQTMKEIPEWLAVIKQFKNLKCASFLFVAWFMGFGIGLIFTFLFWHLQDYGGSPTLFGVASVINHISEIFAYFFSFKLIRQIGHVKVLCLGLGGNILRFLYISWLKNPWWVLPFEFIQGITHAAVWAACCSYIAHNTPPQLRSSAQGVLQGLHHGLGRGCGAVIGGMFVAAYGTTATFRVYGLICIFVLLAFMFINFYRKDTGFVSELPQTEDPHQVAEATHLAPHGVPSNAIPRALSSTRLHELANQDAGYGATYQTAGGNLAVPGANGGPGNPTNPFLNGGGGGEGGYNYGMTGKGEDEYIRRSFQIYSEVVGREFDVVKPTIQLHAQQPCTNPFHQHDYDW; encoded by the exons ATGCAGAACTATGGACACGAGGATTACGATTATGGCGTGTCGAACGACCCGACTGCCCAACCGTCGGGCAGAACTCTCCCCCAAATGCCGGGCGCCAGGCCAAAGGTGGACCCGCAGGCCGAGGGTGAGGTCGATCCTACCATGTACCCCCAACCGAAGGAGGCCACGCACAAGATTCGCGGTAAGAGCGACATCCTGGAGTACCTCTTCGGCACCGTCGACCAGGAACTCCTCACCGTAAAGACCTTCTACTTTTTCTTCTACTCGGCCTTCGGCTCCCTGTTCCCGCTTATGGGGGTGTACTTCAAGCAGATGGGCATGAACGCGGGTCAATGCGGCCTTCTTATCGGTCTCAGGCCGTTCATCGAATTCATGAGCGCTCCTTTCTGGGGCTCCTTGGCCGACAG ATGGCAAAAAGGCAAACTTCTTCTATTGGCTTCCCTTTCTTGCTGGATCATTTTCACTCTACCGTTGGGCTTCATTCAGCCTCCGCCCACCTCTTGCGTGGTCAGCAATGACAGTTCTTATTATCTCGAGGCGTCCAACAAGGAACAAAGAATTGTAAAAAGATCGACCAATCTGGATGAATTGTACTATCCCAAGAACAAAGAGGAGTATCTGGAGGTCGCGTCCAACGTCGTCTTCGAGAGATTACGACGAAGTACGGACGATAACGAGATACTTGACTATATGAAGAAACCGAAGGAATTTGGATTTTACGATATTGAGAGAAACGATGTTATAGATTTCGATAATGATGGCTCTACTATGTACGATCTGAGAAATAATAGAGTCAGGAGACAGACATCCGTCACGGATAAGGGCGATGTAGAAGATCTTGGATACAAGTCACTGTCCGAAAGCAATGTCGACGATGCAGGGGGGATTGATTTTGAAACGTTGCAAAGGAAAAATCGTCCAGCCGATGTGTCGGAGTACAAACGCTTCATGATG AATGAACCAATGACTGACAGAACAGTTCCAAAGAAGGCTTATGTTCGCACCAAAACGCGCGTGAAGCCACCGCCGGAGAAGATAATGGTAAAACGAGACGTGAATAAGAGGCAAACATTCTCGGACGAGGGTGACaatgaaaaggaaaacaaaagaaacatagatatattaataaggaGTCGCAGGAGCTTAAGATCGCACGGGGGAGAGTTATCTCCTCAGTCAGTTAGTAACGCCTTGAATTataacgaaagagagaataagGAATGGGTGAAGCCACTTTTCAGTTCTATAGTCTACAGACTGCCG GATATTCAAAAAACATTCTTCCTTCTGCTGTTGCTGGTAGTAGTTGGTGAATTTTTTTCGGCACCTGCCATAACATTAGCCGATTCAGCTGTTATTACTTTACTCGGTGAAGACGCCGACAG GTACGGTCATCAACGCATGTTTGGAAGTCTCGGATGGGGCTTGGCCATGTTCTTCGTCGGAATCGCTCTCGATCATAGCACCGCATTTCCGGATCATCCCTGTAGGCCtgacgaaagagaaaaaaattacacgattTGTTTTGCGATATTCAGCGTCTTAATGGGTGCCGCGTTGATAACGGCAactcaaattaatttcaagtatGACTTTGCTCCCGCTGAGCCG GAGGTGGCGAAACCTCCAGCCGAGCCAACGCGGGAAGAGCAACTGCAAAGCCAGCTATCCCAGCAGCTTAATCTGCCTGGGCTCCAGGATTCCTCCGCCGCTGTAGATCCTAAGCCTCCGCCTCCTGAAGGGAAG ACTAAAATGTTCGCCCAAACGATGAAGGAAATACCGGAATGGCTGGCAGTAATAAAGCAattcaagaatttaaaatgCGCGTCGTTCCTCTTCGTCGCGTGGTTCATGGGATTTGGCATTGGATTGATCTTCACTTTCCTATTCTGGCATCTTCAGGATTACGGTGGTTCGCCGACTCTATTCGGCGTTGCGTCTGTGATCAATCATATATCCGAGATCTTCGCGTATTTCTTCAGTTTCAAACTTATTCGACAGATTGGACACGTTAAG GTATTGTGTCTGGGCCTAGGCGGAAATATACTCCGATTCCTCTACATATCTTGGCTGAAAAATCCATGGTGGGTATTACCCTTTGAATTCATTCAGGGTATCACGCACGCGGCGGTATGGGCGGCGTGCTGCAGTTACATCGCTCATAATACGCCGCCGCAATTGCGTTCGAGCGCGCAGGGTGTACTTCAGGGACTTCACCATGGGCTTGGAAGAGGCTGCGGTGCGGTAATTGGTGGCATGTTCGTCGCGGCTTACG GTACGACTGCGACTTTCCGAGTGTACGGTCTCATCTGCATCTTTGTCCTACTAGCCTTCATGTTCATCAATTTCTATAGAAAGGATACCGGGTTCGTATCCGAGCTGCCACAAACGGAAGATCCGCACCAGGTAGCCGAGGCTACCCATTTGGCACCGCACGGTGTACCGAGCAACGCTATACCGCGTGCCCTAAGTTCCACTCGCTTGCACGAACTGGCTAATCAGGATGCTGGCTATGGGGCGACTTATCAGACCGCTGGCGGAAATCTCGCGGTACCCGGTGCTAACGGAG GCCCTGGCAACCCAACGAATCCGTTCTTAAACGGCGGAGGTGGCGGCGAAGGGGGATATAATTACGGTATGACTGGCAAGGGGGAGGACGAGTATATTCGTAGGAGCTTCCAG ATCTACAGTGAAGTGGTGGGTAGGGAATTCGATGTCGTAAAACCGACTATCCAACTACACGCCCAACAACCATGCACCAATCCCTTTCATCAACACGACTACGACTGGTAA
- the Jef gene encoding major facilitator superfamily domain-containing protein 6 isoform X2 → MQNYGHEDYDYGVSNDPTAQPSGRTLPQMPGARPKVDPQAEGEVDPTMYPQPKEATHKIRGKSDILEYLFGTVDQELLTVKTFYFFFYSAFGSLFPLMGVYFKQMGMNAGQCGLLIGLRPFIEFMSAPFWGSLADRWQKGKLLLLASLSCWIIFTLPLGFIQPPPTSCVVSNDSSYYLEASNKEQRIVKRSTNLDELYYPKNKEEYLEVASNVVFERLRRNFDNDGSTMYDLRNNRVRRQTSVTDKGDVEDLGYKSLSESNVDDAGGIDFETLQRKNRPADVSEYKRFMMNEPMTDRTVPKKAYVRTKTRVKPPPEKIMVKRDVNKRQTFSDEGDNEKENKRNIDILIRSRRSLRSHGGELSPQSVSNALNYNERENKEWVKPLFSSIVYRLPDIQKTFFLLLLLVVVGEFFSAPAITLADSAVITLLGEDADRYGHQRMFGSLGWGLAMFFVGIALDHSTAFPDHPCRPDEREKNYTICFAIFSVLMGAALITATQINFKYDFAPAEPEVAKPPAEPTREEQLQSQLSQQLNLPGLQDSSAAVDPKPPPPEGKTKMFAQTMKEIPEWLAVIKQFKNLKCASFLFVAWFMGFGIGLIFTFLFWHLQDYGGSPTLFGVASVINHISEIFAYFFSFKLIRQIGHVKVLCLGLGGNILRFLYISWLKNPWWVLPFEFIQGITHAAVWAACCSYIAHNTPPQLRSSAQGVLQGLHHGLGRGCGAVIGGMFVAAYGTTATFRVYGLICIFVLLAFMFINFYRKDTGFVSELPQTEDPHQVAEATHLAPHGVPSNAIPRALSSTRLHELANQDAGYGATYQTAGGNLAVPGANGGPGNPTNPFLNGGGGGEGGYNYGMTGKGEDEYIRRSFQIYSEVVGREFDVVKPTIQLHAQQPCTNPFHQHDYDW, encoded by the exons ATGCAGAACTATGGACACGAGGATTACGATTATGGCGTGTCGAACGACCCGACTGCCCAACCGTCGGGCAGAACTCTCCCCCAAATGCCGGGCGCCAGGCCAAAGGTGGACCCGCAGGCCGAGGGTGAGGTCGATCCTACCATGTACCCCCAACCGAAGGAGGCCACGCACAAGATTCGCGGTAAGAGCGACATCCTGGAGTACCTCTTCGGCACCGTCGACCAGGAACTCCTCACCGTAAAGACCTTCTACTTTTTCTTCTACTCGGCCTTCGGCTCCCTGTTCCCGCTTATGGGGGTGTACTTCAAGCAGATGGGCATGAACGCGGGTCAATGCGGCCTTCTTATCGGTCTCAGGCCGTTCATCGAATTCATGAGCGCTCCTTTCTGGGGCTCCTTGGCCGACAG ATGGCAAAAAGGCAAACTTCTTCTATTGGCTTCCCTTTCTTGCTGGATCATTTTCACTCTACCGTTGGGCTTCATTCAGCCTCCGCCCACCTCTTGCGTGGTCAGCAATGACAGTTCTTATTATCTCGAGGCGTCCAACAAGGAACAAAGAATTGTAAAAAGATCGACCAATCTGGATGAATTGTACTATCCCAAGAACAAAGAGGAGTATCTGGAGGTCGCGTCCAACGTCGTCTTCGAGAGATTACGACGAA ATTTCGATAATGATGGCTCTACTATGTACGATCTGAGAAATAATAGAGTCAGGAGACAGACATCCGTCACGGATAAGGGCGATGTAGAAGATCTTGGATACAAGTCACTGTCCGAAAGCAATGTCGACGATGCAGGGGGGATTGATTTTGAAACGTTGCAAAGGAAAAATCGTCCAGCCGATGTGTCGGAGTACAAACGCTTCATGATG AATGAACCAATGACTGACAGAACAGTTCCAAAGAAGGCTTATGTTCGCACCAAAACGCGCGTGAAGCCACCGCCGGAGAAGATAATGGTAAAACGAGACGTGAATAAGAGGCAAACATTCTCGGACGAGGGTGACaatgaaaaggaaaacaaaagaaacatagatatattaataaggaGTCGCAGGAGCTTAAGATCGCACGGGGGAGAGTTATCTCCTCAGTCAGTTAGTAACGCCTTGAATTataacgaaagagagaataagGAATGGGTGAAGCCACTTTTCAGTTCTATAGTCTACAGACTGCCG GATATTCAAAAAACATTCTTCCTTCTGCTGTTGCTGGTAGTAGTTGGTGAATTTTTTTCGGCACCTGCCATAACATTAGCCGATTCAGCTGTTATTACTTTACTCGGTGAAGACGCCGACAG GTACGGTCATCAACGCATGTTTGGAAGTCTCGGATGGGGCTTGGCCATGTTCTTCGTCGGAATCGCTCTCGATCATAGCACCGCATTTCCGGATCATCCCTGTAGGCCtgacgaaagagaaaaaaattacacgattTGTTTTGCGATATTCAGCGTCTTAATGGGTGCCGCGTTGATAACGGCAactcaaattaatttcaagtatGACTTTGCTCCCGCTGAGCCG GAGGTGGCGAAACCTCCAGCCGAGCCAACGCGGGAAGAGCAACTGCAAAGCCAGCTATCCCAGCAGCTTAATCTGCCTGGGCTCCAGGATTCCTCCGCCGCTGTAGATCCTAAGCCTCCGCCTCCTGAAGGGAAG ACTAAAATGTTCGCCCAAACGATGAAGGAAATACCGGAATGGCTGGCAGTAATAAAGCAattcaagaatttaaaatgCGCGTCGTTCCTCTTCGTCGCGTGGTTCATGGGATTTGGCATTGGATTGATCTTCACTTTCCTATTCTGGCATCTTCAGGATTACGGTGGTTCGCCGACTCTATTCGGCGTTGCGTCTGTGATCAATCATATATCCGAGATCTTCGCGTATTTCTTCAGTTTCAAACTTATTCGACAGATTGGACACGTTAAG GTATTGTGTCTGGGCCTAGGCGGAAATATACTCCGATTCCTCTACATATCTTGGCTGAAAAATCCATGGTGGGTATTACCCTTTGAATTCATTCAGGGTATCACGCACGCGGCGGTATGGGCGGCGTGCTGCAGTTACATCGCTCATAATACGCCGCCGCAATTGCGTTCGAGCGCGCAGGGTGTACTTCAGGGACTTCACCATGGGCTTGGAAGAGGCTGCGGTGCGGTAATTGGTGGCATGTTCGTCGCGGCTTACG GTACGACTGCGACTTTCCGAGTGTACGGTCTCATCTGCATCTTTGTCCTACTAGCCTTCATGTTCATCAATTTCTATAGAAAGGATACCGGGTTCGTATCCGAGCTGCCACAAACGGAAGATCCGCACCAGGTAGCCGAGGCTACCCATTTGGCACCGCACGGTGTACCGAGCAACGCTATACCGCGTGCCCTAAGTTCCACTCGCTTGCACGAACTGGCTAATCAGGATGCTGGCTATGGGGCGACTTATCAGACCGCTGGCGGAAATCTCGCGGTACCCGGTGCTAACGGAG GCCCTGGCAACCCAACGAATCCGTTCTTAAACGGCGGAGGTGGCGGCGAAGGGGGATATAATTACGGTATGACTGGCAAGGGGGAGGACGAGTATATTCGTAGGAGCTTCCAG ATCTACAGTGAAGTGGTGGGTAGGGAATTCGATGTCGTAAAACCGACTATCCAACTACACGCCCAACAACCATGCACCAATCCCTTTCATCAACACGACTACGACTGGTAA
- the Jef gene encoding major facilitator superfamily domain-containing protein 6 isoform X3: protein MQNYGHEDYDYGVSNDPTAQPSGRTLPQMPGARPKVDPQAEGEVDPTMYPQPKEATHKIRGKSDILEYLFGTVDQELLTVKTFYFFFYSAFGSLFPLMGVYFKQMGMNAGQCGLLIGLRPFIEFMSAPFWGSLADRWQKGKLLLLASLSCWIIFTLPLGFIQPPPTSCVVSNDSSYYLEASNKEQRIVKRSTNLDELYYPKNKEEYLEVASNVVFERLRRSTDDNEILDYMKKPKEFGFYDIERNDVIDFDNDGSTMYDLRNNRVRRQTSVTDKGDVEDLGYKSLSESNVDDAGGIDFETLQRKNRPADVSEYKRFMMNEPMTDRTVPKKAYVRTKTRVKPPPEKIMVKRDVNKRQTFSDEGDNEKENKRNIDILIRSRRSLRSHGGELSPQSVSNALNYNERENKEWVKPLFSSIVYRLPDIQKTFFLLLLLVVVGEFFSAPAITLADSAVITLLGEDADRYGHQRMFGSLGWGLAMFFVGIALDHSTAFPDHPCRPDEREKNYTICFAIFSVLMGAALITATQINFKYDFAPAEPEVAKPPAEPTREEQLQSQLSQQLNLPGLQDSSAAVDPKPPPPEGKTKMFAQTMKEIPEWLAVIKQFKNLKCASFLFVAWFMGFGIGLIFTFLFWHLQDYGGSPTLFGVASVINHISEIFAYFFSFKLIRQIGHVKVLCLGLGGNILRFLYISWLKNPWWVLPFEFIQGITHAAVWAACCSYIAHNTPPQLRSSAQGVLQGLHHGLGRGCGAVIGGMFVAAYGTTATFRVYGLICIFVLLAFMFINFYRKDTGFVSELPQTEDPHQVAEATHLAPHGVPSNAIPRALSSTRLHELANQDAGYGATYQTAGGNLAVPGANGGPGNPTNPFLNGGGGGEGGYNYDLQ, encoded by the exons ATGCAGAACTATGGACACGAGGATTACGATTATGGCGTGTCGAACGACCCGACTGCCCAACCGTCGGGCAGAACTCTCCCCCAAATGCCGGGCGCCAGGCCAAAGGTGGACCCGCAGGCCGAGGGTGAGGTCGATCCTACCATGTACCCCCAACCGAAGGAGGCCACGCACAAGATTCGCGGTAAGAGCGACATCCTGGAGTACCTCTTCGGCACCGTCGACCAGGAACTCCTCACCGTAAAGACCTTCTACTTTTTCTTCTACTCGGCCTTCGGCTCCCTGTTCCCGCTTATGGGGGTGTACTTCAAGCAGATGGGCATGAACGCGGGTCAATGCGGCCTTCTTATCGGTCTCAGGCCGTTCATCGAATTCATGAGCGCTCCTTTCTGGGGCTCCTTGGCCGACAG ATGGCAAAAAGGCAAACTTCTTCTATTGGCTTCCCTTTCTTGCTGGATCATTTTCACTCTACCGTTGGGCTTCATTCAGCCTCCGCCCACCTCTTGCGTGGTCAGCAATGACAGTTCTTATTATCTCGAGGCGTCCAACAAGGAACAAAGAATTGTAAAAAGATCGACCAATCTGGATGAATTGTACTATCCCAAGAACAAAGAGGAGTATCTGGAGGTCGCGTCCAACGTCGTCTTCGAGAGATTACGACGAAGTACGGACGATAACGAGATACTTGACTATATGAAGAAACCGAAGGAATTTGGATTTTACGATATTGAGAGAAACGATGTTATAGATTTCGATAATGATGGCTCTACTATGTACGATCTGAGAAATAATAGAGTCAGGAGACAGACATCCGTCACGGATAAGGGCGATGTAGAAGATCTTGGATACAAGTCACTGTCCGAAAGCAATGTCGACGATGCAGGGGGGATTGATTTTGAAACGTTGCAAAGGAAAAATCGTCCAGCCGATGTGTCGGAGTACAAACGCTTCATGATG AATGAACCAATGACTGACAGAACAGTTCCAAAGAAGGCTTATGTTCGCACCAAAACGCGCGTGAAGCCACCGCCGGAGAAGATAATGGTAAAACGAGACGTGAATAAGAGGCAAACATTCTCGGACGAGGGTGACaatgaaaaggaaaacaaaagaaacatagatatattaataaggaGTCGCAGGAGCTTAAGATCGCACGGGGGAGAGTTATCTCCTCAGTCAGTTAGTAACGCCTTGAATTataacgaaagagagaataagGAATGGGTGAAGCCACTTTTCAGTTCTATAGTCTACAGACTGCCG GATATTCAAAAAACATTCTTCCTTCTGCTGTTGCTGGTAGTAGTTGGTGAATTTTTTTCGGCACCTGCCATAACATTAGCCGATTCAGCTGTTATTACTTTACTCGGTGAAGACGCCGACAG GTACGGTCATCAACGCATGTTTGGAAGTCTCGGATGGGGCTTGGCCATGTTCTTCGTCGGAATCGCTCTCGATCATAGCACCGCATTTCCGGATCATCCCTGTAGGCCtgacgaaagagaaaaaaattacacgattTGTTTTGCGATATTCAGCGTCTTAATGGGTGCCGCGTTGATAACGGCAactcaaattaatttcaagtatGACTTTGCTCCCGCTGAGCCG GAGGTGGCGAAACCTCCAGCCGAGCCAACGCGGGAAGAGCAACTGCAAAGCCAGCTATCCCAGCAGCTTAATCTGCCTGGGCTCCAGGATTCCTCCGCCGCTGTAGATCCTAAGCCTCCGCCTCCTGAAGGGAAG ACTAAAATGTTCGCCCAAACGATGAAGGAAATACCGGAATGGCTGGCAGTAATAAAGCAattcaagaatttaaaatgCGCGTCGTTCCTCTTCGTCGCGTGGTTCATGGGATTTGGCATTGGATTGATCTTCACTTTCCTATTCTGGCATCTTCAGGATTACGGTGGTTCGCCGACTCTATTCGGCGTTGCGTCTGTGATCAATCATATATCCGAGATCTTCGCGTATTTCTTCAGTTTCAAACTTATTCGACAGATTGGACACGTTAAG GTATTGTGTCTGGGCCTAGGCGGAAATATACTCCGATTCCTCTACATATCTTGGCTGAAAAATCCATGGTGGGTATTACCCTTTGAATTCATTCAGGGTATCACGCACGCGGCGGTATGGGCGGCGTGCTGCAGTTACATCGCTCATAATACGCCGCCGCAATTGCGTTCGAGCGCGCAGGGTGTACTTCAGGGACTTCACCATGGGCTTGGAAGAGGCTGCGGTGCGGTAATTGGTGGCATGTTCGTCGCGGCTTACG GTACGACTGCGACTTTCCGAGTGTACGGTCTCATCTGCATCTTTGTCCTACTAGCCTTCATGTTCATCAATTTCTATAGAAAGGATACCGGGTTCGTATCCGAGCTGCCACAAACGGAAGATCCGCACCAGGTAGCCGAGGCTACCCATTTGGCACCGCACGGTGTACCGAGCAACGCTATACCGCGTGCCCTAAGTTCCACTCGCTTGCACGAACTGGCTAATCAGGATGCTGGCTATGGGGCGACTTATCAGACCGCTGGCGGAAATCTCGCGGTACCCGGTGCTAACGGAG GCCCTGGCAACCCAACGAATCCGTTCTTAAACGGCGGAGGTGGCGGCGAAGGGGGATATAATTACG ATCTACAGTGA